ATCTTCATTGGCAGGCCCCATTAGCGGTTTGATTTCTGTGGCTTCGGTTTATGTTTTTCTGTGTTCTTCAATTCAGCAGAATCTACATACGCTTGATATACAATTTTAATTTGCTTCCAGTTACCTTTGATAAAGCAGATAGCACTATAACCCAGAGCCAAGACCAATGGTTTGTTTCTTATAATAATATTTTCCCCATGTTTTTTATGTAGATGAAATAAATTTCTCAACATAAAATATCCTTTCCAGGAAAGCATATCGTTGGTCTGATTGTTTACTAGCAGCCTTATTGCTTTAGCCTTAGGATCACAAATTATTGGAACCCCTGCATTTTTTGCTTTAATTGCATATTCTATATCGTCGCAGAAAATGAAAAATTTAGGTTCAGGTTTTCCAAGTATATTTATAGCTTTTTTAGATATCAAAGGCCCTTCAAATGGTATTGCCTCAATTTTTATGGGACTATCCAACAATCCCTTTTGTTCAATATAACTTTTTACTGACTTACCTTTTGGATTTAACGAAAATATTTTTTGGATGTTATAAGTTAGAGGCGATAATTCAGCGCATGTTCCATCTAAATTGAATCTTAATGGTTGAACAATTCCATCTATCTTATTATCCAGTAATTTCTCCAAGCAATCAGAATTTGGCATAAAATCATCATCCATGAGCCACAGATGGTCATACTCCATATTTTCTGCTATGCTGAAACCCTCATAAAAGCCGCCAGCACCACCTAAATTGGCACCAGTGTTATGATATGAAACATTGTCGTATGCCATTGATAGCACGGCTTCAGCCGTACCATCACTGCTGTCATTATCAACCACTAATATCCTATCTAACTTGATGGTTTGTTTAACTAGTGCATCAAGAACTTTTAACAATAATTCTCTTCTATTGAATGTTACCACTACGGCAATTACTTTCACTCTTTCACCCATACTATTAAATTTGGACTATTATCATCTTAGTATTAGATAGGTACTAAATTCTATGAGTTTTTACCTGTTTATATTTGGTTTCGTGCACTAATCCTATAATATTCAGAATTTCTCCGACTCTAGCAATAAAAATACACGCTACCGCCCCTGGCTCAATAGCTACCAGTGCACTATAGGTAAAGTCAACATGTGTTCAGGACTAATGATTAAAAATCAACCATCACTCCAGCAAATCTAATCCGATATTGTGGTATTAAACACAGCTCAAAACAAGTGAAAATCTCTGATTGATGTCTGATATGACATTTTAAGACAGTGATAACCCATTGGTTTTAAAATAAAAAAAACGGCAGTGACGGTATGAATGCGCGTTGTTCGCCTCATGACCTCCCCAGCCGTTTAGTCTGTGGCATACTGTTCCCCTGGAATCAGTCTGCCAATAATTTCTTGATGCTGTCCCGGAACTTCGCCCCTTCCTTCAGGTTGCGCAGCCCATAGTTCACGAACGCCTGCATATAGCCCATTTTCTTACCACAGTCGTAGCTTTCACCTGTCATCAGCATCGCATCAACTGACTGTTTTTTCGCCAGTTCCGCGATAGCATCCGTCAACTGAATACGATCCCAGGCACCCGGCTCAGCTTGTTCCAGCTCGGCCCAGATATCAGCGTTCAGGACGTAACGGCCAACGGCCATCAGATCGGAATCCAGCGTCTGCGGCTGATCCGGTTTTTCGATGAACTCGACGATGCGGCTCACCTGCCCTTCGGAATCCAGCGGCTCTTTGGTCTGGATAACAGAATACTCAGACAGATCGCCCTTCATGCGTTTTGCCAGCACCTGGCTGCGACCGGTTTCGTTGAAACGCGCGACCATCGCGGCAAGGTTATAACGCAACGGATCGGCAGATGCATTGTCTAGAATGATATCGGGCAGCACCACGATAAAAGGGTTATCGCCAACAACCGGGCGCGCGCACAGAATGGAATGTCCCAGGCCCAGCGGCTGTGCCTGGCGAACGTTCATGATGGTCACTCCTGGCGGGCAGATAGACTGCACTTCGGCCAGAAGCTGACGCTTAACGCGCTGCTCAAGCAACGCTTCGAGTTCGTAAGAGGTGTCGAAGTGGTTTTCTACCGCATTCTTCGATGAATGGGTCACCAGAACGATTTCTTTGATCCCTGCAGCAACAATCTCGTCAACGATGTACTGAATCATCGGCTTGTCGACGATCGGTAGCATTTCTTTAGGAATCGCTTTCGTGGCTGGCAGCATATGCATGCCCAGACCCGCTACCGGAATGACTGCTTTCAAATTAATCATTATTTCTTCCACCTTAAAATGGTTGACGAATTATAGACTCTTACCGGAAAACAGCCTAGCTGAAGAGTCCTGAAAATCGTCGCATGCAAATCACATTCTACCGAATACCCACATAACTTAACCTTTACGAGATTAAGTGAGAGCCAGAATTATCGGAATCATGAGCAGTTGTTGTTATACCACTTGTTTTTCCGAATAATCGTAACTAACAACGGCTCATTCAGAAACAAACGTGATGTCATCCTTCTTCTCGTGTACAAACTCGTGTTTAAGCGTACGATCGAGCCCCTGAGAAAGGGTATAGGGTGCATTAAAGCCAGAACTATGCACTTTCGTTGCATCAAACTGTGTTGTCGCACAAAACTTCTTAACACGAACAGAACTGATAGCGTATTTTTTGCCCGTGATTTTGCTCAGCACGTCAAAGCAATAGCCGCCCAGCATACCTAATGGATAAGGTAAATGAACGGAAGGAATTTTTTTGCTCAGACTTTTCTCAACTTCTGATACCAGTTGATTCATGTTCAGATCAGGCTTGTCGACGTAGTTGTAAACATCATACCCAGGCTTAACATTCGTGAGTTTGAATTTAATAAACTCAACGATATTCCCTACATAGGCCATTGATTTATAATTGGTACCCGCCCCAACCATCGCAAACTTACCACCCGCAATTTGTTTCAGCAGGTTGTAAACATTGCCGCGATTGCGCTCACCAAAAATAACGGTTGGTCGAACAATCGTCAGCGAACGTTCCTGTGGCGCCTTGTCAAACCACTCACGCAAAACCTCTTCCGCCTGCCATTTACTCTTCCCATAATGATTAAATGGATCTTGCTGATGTGTCTCGTCTGGATTCACTTTGTTGAGACCATACACGGCCACTGAGCTGGTAAAAATAATGTTGTTCACATTATTTTTTTCCATCGCAGCCAGCACATTACGCGTCCCCTGAACGTTGACATCATAATAGAGGGATGTCGGGCTAACGTCATCGCGATGCTCAGCAGCGAGCAGAACAACAGTATTGAATCCGGCAAGCGCCTGATCGACTTGTTCCTGGTGACGAACATCTCCAGACACTGTGATTTCAGGGTAAAAATGACTTTGTTGCTTATCGAAATTGGTTACATCAAAATCTGCCTGAGAAATCTCAATCAAACGCGTGCCAACAAAACCAGATGCGCCAATAAATAAAACTTTATCGTTCATAAACCACTCAATGAGTTAGATGTAGTGCGTCCCCTGGCCATGTGTACATGTAATCCCTGAGGTGCCAATCTGTCTTCAAACATTATTGGCTCGGATTATAGCCCCTAAGAAGAGTGAGTTCAGTAACAAATTCTTAGGGGGTTGGGTAAAACTAATGTTTTTCTAGAGACGAAAATGCGGTTATCGGCGCTTTTGTGGAAGAGAAAAATTTAACCGCTCCACATTCACCACCTGCTGATCCACCCGGTCGATATCCACTGAGCTCTGCCCGTTTTCATTAACTGCGTGGATATTTGCCAGCGACAGCAGGGTCTCGTCCTTCGCCATGAATTTACCGCGCACGTCTTTACGCAGGTCAAAATTCATTTTCAGCGCTGGCCCCACAGCGGCCTCTTGCATCACCTTGATGTTACGCAAAAACAGGTGTTGCGGTTTGTTGTGCAGCTCTAGCGTAGCGCGCTGCATTTCGACATTAGTGATGGCGACAAACGAGGTCGCATTGCCGGACGAAATCTGGATACCGCGCAGTTTATACGCCAGCTGTCGGTTATCCAGGCGGATATCGTTCAGTTTAAAGTTTTGCGGGATCGACAAATAATTGCCTTTAATCACCCCGTAGCCAATGAGCATTCCGGCGCTGTTGACTATATCAACATTGTCGATGACAAAATTATCGCAGCCGTAAATCGCCACCGTGGCGTTATCAATCCCCGCTTTCTTACTGAAATCGGGAGTGATGTTTTTGGCTTTGATGTTACGGATAATAAAGTGTTTTCCGTTCTCAACATGAACCAGCTGGCGGCAGTTACTCCCAGTGATGTTCGCCACCACAAAGTTCTTCACGGCCTGTTTTTCAGGATAGTCGTTATCGTAGGTACTTCCGGCGAGGCCGATGCCGATACCCCAGTTGATCTTGCCGTTAGTGCAGTTGATGTTGTCGATGACGTGGTCAGAAATCAGGATATTGCGATCGTTGATCGCCACATTCCACTCAATCGCATCGCCCTGCAGATGGCTGAAACGGCTGTTGGTGATCCTCGCGCCGTCGACCTGATTATGGAATCCCTGGCGCAGAATGGCGTAGTTAGCCTGTGACACGCTGATATTGTCGATGAGCAGATTACGCATCACACGATCGTTTTTTCCACCAATATAAATCTGCGTCACCGGTCCGAAGCCACTCATCGCCAGACCCTGGATAACACAATCGGAGCCGCGCACGTCGAGGGTGATATTTTCGGTGCGTCCCTTCCCTTCGCCGATCACTTTACTGCCTTCCTGCAACACGAAAC
Above is a window of Lelliottia jeotgali DNA encoding:
- a CDS encoding Colanic acid biosynthesis protein wcaM — encoded protein: MLKKITRRTFVTSCSLLAATPLLTSRLARAAGRGTVDISQYNRNDWIAAFKQAFIDGDTVVVPAGLTCENINTGIFIPDGKTLLIRGALTGNGRGRFVLQEGSKVIGEGKGRTENITLDVRGSDCVIQGLAMSGFGPVTQIYIGGKNDRVMRNLLIDNISVSQANYAILRQGFHNQVDGARITNSRFSHLQGDAIEWNVAINDRNILISDHVIDNINCTNGKINWGIGIGLAGSTYDNDYPEKQAVKNFVVANITGSNCRQLVHVENGKHFIIRNIKAKNITPDFSKKAGIDNATVAIYGCDNFVIDNVDIVNSAGMLIGYGVIKGNYLSIPQNFKLNDIRLDNRQLAYKLRGIQISSGNATSFVAITNVEMQRATLELHNKPQHLFLRNIKVMQEAAVGPALKMNFDLRKDVRGKFMAKDETLLSLANIHAVNENGQSSVDIDRVDQQVVNVERLNFSLPQKRR
- a CDS encoding UTP--glucose-1-phosphate uridylyltransferase produces the protein MINLKAVIPVAGLGMHMLPATKAIPKEMLPIVDKPMIQYIVDEIVAAGIKEIVLVTHSSKNAVENHFDTSYELEALLEQRVKRQLLAEVQSICPPGVTIMNVRQAQPLGLGHSILCARPVVGDNPFIVVLPDIILDNASADPLRYNLAAMVARFNETGRSQVLAKRMKGDLSEYSVIQTKEPLDSEGQVSRIVEFIEKPDQPQTLDSDLMAVGRYVLNADIWAELEQAEPGAWDRIQLTDAIAELAKKQSVDAMLMTGESYDCGKKMGYMQAFVNYGLRNLKEGAKFRDSIKKLLAD
- a CDS encoding UDP-glucose 4-epimerase; protein product: MNDKVLFIGASGFVGTRLIEISQADFDVTNFDKQQSHFYPEITVSGDVRHQEQVDQALAGFNTVVLLAAEHRDDVSPTSLYYDVNVQGTRNVLAAMEKNNVNNIIFTSSVAVYGLNKVNPDETHQQDPFNHYGKSKWQAEEVLREWFDKAPQERSLTIVRPTVIFGERNRGNVYNLLKQIAGGKFAMVGAGTNYKSMAYVGNIVEFIKFKLTNVKPGYDVYNYVDKPDLNMNQLVSEVEKSLSKKIPSVHLPYPLGMLGGYCFDVLSKITGKKYAISSVRVKKFCATTQFDATKVHSSGFNAPYTLSQGLDRTLKHEFVHEKKDDITFVSE
- a CDS encoding dTDP-rhamnosyl transferase RfbF, with translation MKVIAVVVTFNRRELLLKVLDALVKQTIKLDRILVVDNDSSDGTAEAVLSMAYDNVSYHNTGANLGGAGGFYEGFSIAENMEYDHLWLMDDDFMPNSDCLEKLLDNKIDGIVQPLRFNLDGTCAELSPLTYNIQKIFSLNPKGKSVKSYIEQKGLLDSPIKIEAIPFEGPLISKKAINILGKPEPKFFIFCDDIEYAIKAKNAGVPIICDPKAKAIRLLVNNQTNDMLSWKGYFMLRNLFHLHKKHGENIIIRNKPLVLALGYSAICFIKGNWKQIKIVYQAYVDSAELKNTEKHKPKPQKSNR